The following are encoded in a window of Qipengyuania soli genomic DNA:
- a CDS encoding helix-turn-helix domain-containing protein — translation MRIGEKPEIARLPLFRDMAEAQRDTILAGAYLQVFPPQLTLFEKGQDADFLHVLVDGLVELFVEGAGRDTTMRIVEPVESFILAAVVTDTPYLMSARTLASSRILLVPASGLRESIRHDAALMQATMHELAHGYRDLVRALTDMKVRQSAERLGNHLLEKSARKGGQWEFELKGEKRLLASLLGMTPENLSRAFGTLRKHGVSLDGSKVRIEDRESLERYSRPDPVPPDLR, via the coding sequence ATGCGAATCGGAGAGAAGCCTGAAATCGCACGGCTTCCGCTGTTTCGGGACATGGCCGAAGCGCAGCGCGATACGATCCTTGCGGGGGCCTATCTCCAGGTATTTCCTCCCCAGCTTACGCTGTTCGAGAAAGGGCAGGATGCGGACTTCCTGCATGTGCTTGTCGATGGGCTGGTGGAACTGTTTGTGGAGGGCGCCGGGCGCGATACGACCATGCGGATCGTGGAACCCGTCGAAAGCTTTATTCTCGCCGCCGTCGTGACCGATACACCCTATCTGATGTCGGCACGCACGCTCGCATCATCGCGCATCCTGCTCGTTCCTGCATCCGGTTTGCGCGAATCCATTCGGCATGATGCTGCCTTGATGCAGGCGACCATGCACGAGCTCGCACATGGCTATCGCGATCTTGTCCGCGCGCTAACGGATATGAAGGTGCGACAGTCGGCCGAACGGTTAGGCAATCACTTGCTTGAAAAATCCGCCCGGAAAGGCGGGCAGTGGGAGTTCGAGCTCAAGGGTGAAAAGCGACTGCTCGCCTCGCTGCTCGGCATGACGCCCGAAAACCTCTCCCGTGCTTTCGGTACGCTCAGGAAACACGGCGTCTCGCTTGATGGCTCAAAGGTGAGGATCGAGGACCGCGAAAGCCTTGAGCGCTATTCCCGGCCCGATCCGGTTCCGCCTGACCTGCGCTAG
- a CDS encoding alginate export family protein has product MKTHLLSLTAASLAILSPTAAFADDGNDLPIDPYLDLRYRLEVVDQANLPQDATASTLRIRGGVETDEWNGFSALVEGEAVVRIGPEDFNDTTNGLVQFPVVADSSDVLLNRAFVRWRPDPAIEAVAGRQKVNLDNQRWIGSVDWRQNDQTFDLAQLSVKPVEGASIQYFHAWRVNRIFGPDSPNGIWRDNDIHALNASYAIPSVGTVSAYGYFLDIPDAPAASSQTLGLRLAGSQPVSGSTKLLYTAEYANQRDLGPNPGNFSLDYLLLEPGVSTGGFTAKVGFERLEGNGSTGLQTPLATLHAFNGWADKFLATPPDGLRDFYGDVSYRFGDGSPLKGLLLRGIVHDFDATETDLAYGREVNLLAVFPIRKNLTVLAKFAHYEAEGFSVDTTKGWLQVQVSF; this is encoded by the coding sequence ATGAAAACACACCTTCTCAGCCTTACGGCTGCTTCGCTGGCGATACTTTCGCCGACCGCCGCCTTCGCAGATGACGGCAATGACCTGCCGATCGACCCCTATCTGGATTTGAGGTACCGGCTCGAAGTAGTCGATCAGGCGAATCTGCCGCAAGATGCCACCGCTTCGACACTCAGGATCAGGGGCGGGGTCGAGACCGACGAGTGGAACGGTTTCAGCGCGCTGGTCGAAGGCGAGGCCGTGGTCCGGATCGGGCCAGAGGATTTTAATGACACCACGAACGGGTTGGTCCAGTTCCCCGTCGTCGCCGATTCGTCCGACGTGTTGCTCAACCGCGCCTTCGTGCGATGGCGCCCTGATCCGGCGATCGAAGCGGTCGCCGGGCGGCAAAAGGTCAACCTCGACAATCAACGCTGGATCGGTTCGGTCGACTGGCGCCAGAACGACCAGACATTCGACCTTGCACAGCTATCGGTGAAGCCCGTCGAAGGGGCATCGATCCAGTACTTCCATGCATGGCGGGTCAACCGGATCTTTGGGCCGGATTCCCCCAACGGAATCTGGCGGGACAACGATATCCATGCCCTCAACGCCAGCTACGCCATTCCGTCAGTGGGTACGGTTTCTGCCTATGGCTATTTCCTCGATATCCCCGATGCGCCCGCGGCCAGTTCGCAAACACTGGGTTTGCGCCTTGCGGGCTCGCAGCCGGTGAGCGGCAGTACGAAACTCCTCTACACTGCGGAATACGCGAACCAGCGCGATCTGGGGCCGAATCCGGGCAATTTTTCGCTCGACTACCTGCTGCTCGAGCCGGGGGTTTCGACCGGGGGTTTCACTGCCAAGGTCGGCTTTGAGCGTCTGGAAGGCAACGGATCGACCGGGCTGCAGACTCCATTGGCGACCTTGCACGCTTTCAACGGCTGGGCCGACAAGTTCCTCGCCACCCCACCAGACGGGCTGCGCGATTTCTATGGCGACGTGAGCTATCGTTTCGGCGACGGATCGCCTCTCAAGGGGTTGCTATTGCGCGGTATCGTGCACGATTTCGACGCTACCGAGACGGACCTTGCTTACGGACGGGAAGTGAACCTGCTTGCGGTATTTCCGATAAGGAAGAACCTTACCGTTCTGGCGAAGTTTGCGCATTACGAAGCGGAAGGGTTCAGTGTCGATACCACAAAAGGATGGCTGCAAGTCCAGGTCAGTTTCTAG
- a CDS encoding carbonic anhydrase — MEEVPQLTPDQALELLKEGNRRFLDDTTYEPTMDRMRRLELAAAQRPFAAYLSCSDSRVPPELLFERGLGELFIIRNAGNTLCTTALGSLEFAVTNLKVPLIVVMGHEACGAINAAVSLARGKATFSGNISKVLQSLLPAVLETDPWADHIVDAAAISNVRRVVRELREEASPALLAPQRQGSLKVVGAFYHLDSGKVDFLEN; from the coding sequence GTGGAAGAGGTACCTCAACTTACACCCGATCAAGCTCTTGAACTTTTGAAAGAAGGCAATCGGCGTTTTCTCGACGATACGACTTATGAGCCGACCATGGATCGCATGCGGCGGCTCGAGCTTGCGGCGGCGCAGCGCCCCTTCGCGGCCTATCTGAGCTGCTCCGATTCGCGCGTTCCGCCAGAGCTTCTCTTTGAACGTGGGCTTGGCGAGCTTTTCATTATCCGCAACGCAGGCAACACGCTGTGCACGACGGCACTCGGTAGCCTCGAATTCGCGGTCACGAACCTCAAGGTGCCGCTCATCGTGGTGATGGGGCACGAAGCCTGCGGCGCAATCAACGCCGCGGTGTCCCTCGCGCGGGGTAAGGCCACCTTCTCAGGAAACATTTCCAAGGTTTTGCAATCGCTGCTCCCAGCCGTGCTTGAGACAGATCCCTGGGCAGATCACATCGTCGACGCCGCCGCGATCAGCAATGTCCGGCGCGTGGTCAGAGAGCTGCGAGAGGAAGCTTCACCGGCCTTACTCGCACCGCAACGCCAGGGCTCACTCAAAGTGGTCGGTGCCTTCTATCATCTCGACAGCGGGAAGGTTGATTTCCTTGAGAATTGA
- a CDS encoding 3,4-dihydroxy-2-butanone-4-phosphate synthase: protein MSTGVQEAIDAIARGEIVILTGDRLRGGDIDFCAAASLVTTEHITFMATHGRGLICLTLPSERAMGLGIRLINPSTERQTGRPFGNSIEAREGVTTGISAADRAHTIRTAVAPGATSSDLVSPGHVFPLITRSGGVDARMSAAEGSVRLCSLAGVGDAGVICSIMRDDGEMARLRDVQPLIEKFNLKVCDISQLSEGAA from the coding sequence ATGAGCACCGGTGTTCAGGAAGCCATCGACGCGATCGCGCGCGGCGAGATCGTCATCCTCACCGGCGACCGGCTGCGCGGCGGTGATATCGACTTTTGCGCCGCCGCGAGCCTCGTCACGACCGAGCACATTACCTTCATGGCAACGCATGGGCGTGGTCTCATCTGCCTGACGCTGCCCAGCGAGCGCGCAATGGGGCTGGGCATCCGGCTCATCAATCCCTCTACCGAACGCCAGACGGGCCGCCCCTTCGGCAATTCGATCGAGGCGCGCGAGGGCGTGACGACCGGCATTTCCGCCGCCGACCGGGCGCATACGATCCGCACAGCCGTTGCTCCGGGCGCCACCAGCAGCGACCTCGTCAGTCCCGGCCACGTATTCCCCCTCATCACCCGCAGCGGCGGCGTCGATGCGCGCATGTCGGCAGCCGAAGGCTCGGTGCGGCTATGCAGCCTTGCGGGGGTGGGCGATGCCGGAGTGATTTGCTCGATCATGCGCGACGACGGCGAAATGGCCCGCCTGCGCGATGTCCAGCCGCTGATCGAGAAGTTCAACCTCAAGGTCTGCGACATCTCGCAACTTAGCGAAGGTGCGGCATAG
- a CDS encoding NADPH-dependent FMN reductase produces MTLRIVAIGGTVNPGSTTEMALRYACKPLLEAGAEVSVFGGDYLAGLPHYRGRDYQEGSGRELVEAVRQADGILVAAPGYHGTVSGLVKNALDYLEDLAKDRRPYLDGRAVGLIATAYGDQAAMGTLLTLRNIIHALRGWPTPMGVTARTYEGMFSPEGECLDDRIRLQLTLVGQQVLRGATVWSQVDAA; encoded by the coding sequence ATGACACTTCGGATCGTAGCCATCGGCGGGACGGTCAATCCCGGCAGCACCACCGAGATGGCGCTGCGCTATGCCTGCAAGCCCCTGCTCGAGGCGGGGGCCGAAGTCAGCGTGTTCGGCGGCGACTACCTTGCGGGCCTGCCGCACTACCGCGGCAGGGACTACCAGGAAGGCAGTGGGCGCGAACTGGTCGAGGCGGTCCGGCAGGCCGACGGCATACTGGTCGCAGCGCCGGGCTACCACGGGACCGTGTCGGGACTCGTCAAGAACGCGCTCGATTACCTCGAGGATCTCGCCAAGGATCGTCGCCCCTATCTCGACGGGCGCGCTGTCGGCCTCATCGCCACAGCCTATGGCGACCAGGCGGCCATGGGAACGCTGCTGACGCTGCGCAACATCATCCACGCCCTGCGCGGCTGGCCCACGCCCATGGGCGTGACCGCCCGCACTTACGAGGGCATGTTCTCGCCCGAAGGCGAGTGCCTGGACGATCGCATCCGCCTGCAACTCACCCTGGTCGGGCAGCAGGTTCTTCGCGGGGCGACGGTGTGGAGCCAGGTGGACGCGGCATGA
- a CDS encoding glycerol-3-phosphate dehydrogenase, which yields MDESAAPNLYDVAVIGGGINGCGIGRDAAGRGAKVLLLEAGDLAQGTSSASSKLIHGGLRYLEHYEFGLVRESLSERERLWAIAPHIIWPMRFVLPHVKGLRPRWLLRLGLFLYDHIGGRKKLRATQTVALTGHPAGAPLKPEFTNGFVYSDCWADDARLVVLNARDAADKGADVRTRCRVTGFAREGNNWRIEAGGETFHARAIVNAGGPGVLRVLEAGHVPDSNRMRLVRGSHIVVRKLFDHDFAYFFQLPDGRIFFAIPYEDDFTLVGTTDADHQGPLDHVEASVEEIAYLCEGANRFFRQQIAPADVVWSYAGVRPLIDDGSGKPEAATRGYRLELSEVDEGAPLLNVFGGKLTVYRHLAQEAVDRLGTRLPLADRSGWTGHEALPGGDFPTDGADDLCAKLAGRYPFFDPMTIRRIAKAYGTLAFEIFGEADAMSDCGTDFGHGLTQREVDYLRAREWALTAEDILWRRTKLGLRLSPGQQATLGNYCLEREAA from the coding sequence GTGGACGAATCCGCTGCCCCGAACCTTTACGACGTCGCCGTCATCGGCGGCGGCATCAACGGCTGTGGCATTGGCCGCGATGCCGCCGGTCGGGGCGCCAAGGTCCTCCTGCTCGAAGCCGGGGACCTCGCACAAGGAACGTCCTCCGCCTCGTCGAAGCTGATCCACGGCGGCTTGCGCTATCTCGAGCACTACGAGTTCGGCCTCGTGCGCGAGTCCCTGTCCGAACGCGAGCGGCTGTGGGCGATTGCCCCGCACATCATCTGGCCGATGCGCTTCGTCCTTCCCCACGTGAAGGGCCTGCGCCCGCGCTGGCTGCTGCGGCTCGGGCTGTTCCTCTACGACCACATTGGCGGACGCAAGAAACTGCGTGCTACGCAGACCGTGGCCCTTACCGGCCATCCCGCCGGTGCCCCGTTGAAGCCCGAATTCACCAATGGTTTCGTCTATTCCGACTGCTGGGCGGATGATGCGCGGCTGGTGGTGCTCAATGCCCGCGATGCTGCCGACAAGGGTGCCGATGTCCGTACGCGCTGCCGCGTCACAGGTTTTGCGCGAGAGGGCAACAATTGGCGTATCGAGGCAGGGGGCGAGACCTTCCATGCCCGCGCAATCGTCAACGCCGGTGGCCCGGGTGTGCTCCGCGTGCTGGAAGCGGGTCATGTTCCGGACAGCAATCGCATGCGGCTCGTGCGTGGCTCGCACATCGTCGTGCGCAAGCTGTTCGACCACGATTTCGCCTATTTCTTCCAGCTGCCCGATGGGCGGATCTTCTTCGCCATCCCTTATGAAGATGACTTCACCCTCGTCGGGACGACCGATGCAGATCACCAGGGGCCGCTCGACCATGTCGAGGCAAGCGTGGAGGAAATCGCCTATCTCTGCGAAGGCGCAAACCGGTTCTTCCGCCAGCAAATTGCCCCCGCCGATGTCGTTTGGAGCTACGCCGGTGTGCGCCCGCTGATCGATGACGGATCGGGCAAGCCCGAGGCGGCGACCCGCGGCTATCGCCTGGAATTGAGCGAAGTCGACGAGGGCGCACCGCTGCTGAACGTCTTCGGCGGCAAGCTCACCGTCTACCGCCACTTGGCGCAGGAGGCGGTCGACCGGCTGGGGACGCGACTTCCGCTCGCCGACCGTTCCGGCTGGACCGGGCACGAAGCTTTGCCGGGAGGCGATTTTCCGACCGACGGCGCAGACGACCTGTGTGCGAAGCTTGCTGGCCGATATCCGTTCTTTGACCCCATGACGATCCGCCGCATCGCCAAGGCCTATGGAACGCTGGCTTTCGAAATATTCGGCGAAGCCGACGCCATGTCCGACTGTGGAACCGATTTCGGACATGGCCTGACCCAGCGCGAGGTCGACTATCTGCGTGCCCGCGAATGGGCCCTGACAGCCGAGGATATCCTCTGGCGGCGAACCAAACTCGGCCTCAGGCTGTCCCCCGGACAGCAGGCCACACTCGGCAATTACTGCCTTGAAAGGGAAGCAGCATGA
- a CDS encoding LLM class flavin-dependent oxidoreductase — protein sequence MTQQCEIAWFSALCDDDYEFLGVPDPQLASSWEHCRNIVLRAEEGGFDNILLPSGYQLGVDTTVFAAAVAPYLSRMKLLWATRMGEDWPPQLARRIATLDRILGPNADGTGGRLNVNIISSDMPGQAMESGPRYRRGTEIMKIVRTLLNGEHCKFDGEFYQFDLDPARISTLSGKCPPFYFGGLSHEARECAAEAADVYLMWPDTMDKVRANIADLKERAAKFGRELKFGYRVHVIVRETEDEARAYADRLLSKLDDETGKAIREKSLDAKNYGVQRQQELRGAADGDGFVEENLWTGIGRARSGCGAAIVGNPDQVLAKLRAYQAEGIEAFILSGYPHTTEADLFARHVLPHIEHGPLKF from the coding sequence ATGACCCAACAGTGCGAAATCGCGTGGTTTTCCGCGCTGTGCGACGACGACTACGAATTCCTCGGCGTGCCCGATCCGCAGCTTGCCTCGAGCTGGGAGCATTGCCGCAATATCGTGCTGCGGGCCGAAGAGGGCGGGTTCGACAATATCCTGCTTCCCTCGGGCTACCAGCTCGGCGTTGACACCACTGTCTTCGCCGCCGCGGTCGCGCCCTATCTCAGCCGCATGAAACTGCTGTGGGCGACGCGCATGGGCGAAGACTGGCCACCGCAGCTGGCGCGCCGCATCGCGACGCTCGACCGCATCCTCGGCCCCAATGCCGATGGCACCGGCGGGCGCCTCAACGTCAACATCATCTCCTCCGACATGCCTGGGCAGGCGATGGAAAGCGGTCCACGTTATCGTCGCGGGACCGAGATCATGAAGATCGTCCGCACGCTGCTCAACGGCGAGCACTGCAAGTTCGACGGTGAGTTCTACCAGTTCGACCTCGACCCGGCGCGCATCTCCACGCTCAGCGGCAAGTGCCCGCCGTTCTACTTCGGCGGCCTCAGCCACGAGGCGCGCGAATGCGCGGCCGAGGCGGCAGACGTCTACCTGATGTGGCCGGACACGATGGACAAGGTCCGCGCCAACATCGCCGACCTCAAGGAGCGCGCGGCGAAGTTCGGGCGCGAGCTGAAGTTCGGCTATCGTGTCCACGTCATCGTGCGGGAAACCGAGGACGAGGCGCGCGCCTATGCCGACCGCCTGCTCTCGAAGCTCGACGACGAGACCGGCAAGGCGATCCGCGAGAAGTCGCTCGATGCCAAGAACTACGGCGTCCAGCGGCAGCAGGAACTGCGCGGCGCGGCGGACGGCGACGGCTTCGTCGAGGAGAATTTGTGGACGGGCATCGGCCGCGCGCGATCGGGTTGCGGCGCAGCGATCGTCGGCAATCCCGACCAGGTCCTGGCCAAGCTTCGCGCCTACCAGGCCGAGGGGATCGAAGCCTTCATCCTCTCCGGATACCCGCACACGACGGAGGCGGACCTGTTCGCCCGCCATGTCCTGCCGCATATCGAGCATGGCCCGCTGAAGTTCTGA
- a CDS encoding aldo/keto reductase, protein MTTLPPPPASRRLGSSDIAISPLAWGMWRLAENGRTASEAAALVHAALDAGITLLDTADIYGFNGGGGFGDAEALLGEVLAAEPGLRSRMVLASKGGIMPPLPYDQSAEYLSGAIDASLRRMKVDTIDLYQIHRPDILTHPQEVARTLEDALAVGKIRSLGVSNFTQAQIDALAHFLDTPLVATQPEISPLRIDCFENGELDQAMRLGLTPLAWSPLGGGRLLSPETERDKAVASELDRIAGEQGVSRSVAAYGWLMAHPAGIVPIIGSQSAERIAEGAQALGMTWTRQDWYAVLVAARGVRLP, encoded by the coding sequence ATGACCACACTGCCTCCACCGCCTGCCTCGCGCCGCCTGGGCTCCAGCGATATCGCGATTTCGCCGCTTGCCTGGGGCATGTGGCGTCTCGCCGAAAACGGCCGCACCGCCTCCGAAGCAGCCGCGCTGGTCCATGCCGCGCTCGATGCAGGGATCACGCTGCTCGATACGGCAGACATCTACGGCTTTAACGGCGGTGGCGGCTTCGGCGATGCAGAAGCCTTGCTGGGCGAGGTGCTCGCCGCGGAACCCGGCTTGCGCAGCCGCATGGTGCTGGCCAGCAAGGGCGGGATCATGCCGCCGCTGCCCTACGACCAGTCGGCGGAATACCTGTCGGGTGCCATCGATGCATCGCTGCGGAGGATGAAGGTCGACACGATCGACCTCTACCAGATCCACCGCCCGGACATCCTGACCCACCCGCAGGAAGTCGCGCGGACGCTGGAAGACGCTCTGGCGGTGGGCAAGATCCGCTCGCTTGGCGTGTCGAACTTCACGCAAGCGCAGATCGACGCGTTGGCGCATTTCCTCGACACCCCGCTGGTGGCGACGCAGCCCGAGATTAGCCCGCTGCGGATCGACTGTTTCGAAAACGGCGAGCTGGACCAGGCCATGCGCCTTGGCCTGACGCCGCTCGCATGGTCGCCGCTGGGCGGGGGGCGCCTGCTCTCGCCCGAAACCGAGCGCGACAAGGCGGTGGCAAGCGAACTCGACCGGATTGCGGGCGAGCAGGGCGTCAGTCGCTCGGTCGCCGCCTATGGCTGGCTGATGGCGCATCCGGCAGGCATCGTCCCGATCATCGGTTCGCAGAGCGCGGAACGGATCGCCGAGGGCGCACAGGCGCTCGGCATGACCTGGACACGACAGGATTGGTACGCGGTGCTGGTCGCCGCGCGAGGAGTGAGACTACCATGA
- a CDS encoding LacI family DNA-binding transcriptional regulator — translation MSERSNIRDVAERAGVAVKTVSRLLNGHPYVRAETREKIERAMKELDFRPSVAARILSGAKSNQVALIYDNHSPYYMFQIQTGCWDACKAKGIRLIAQPVDVEDPDVGEQVRGLVMETHVDGIILSSPVTDCEAVLATLDTLNIPFVRISPGTNHALTSSVFMDDAQAADDLTSLLINKGHRRIGFIKGHPNHMASDERLFGYRRALDRAGIAFEPGLVHDGEFDVESGIRAGGELLDLLNPPTAIFASNDDMAAGVLAVAHERDIDVPRDLSVVGFDDTPLARTVYPPLTTIHQPMADLARTATEILVTGGDITHQRLPHQLIERASVAPPKGYE, via the coding sequence ATGAGCGAGAGATCGAACATCCGCGATGTCGCCGAACGCGCGGGGGTGGCGGTGAAGACCGTCAGTCGCCTGCTCAACGGTCATCCCTATGTCCGCGCCGAGACCCGCGAGAAGATCGAGCGGGCGATGAAGGAACTCGACTTCCGCCCCAGCGTCGCCGCGCGCATCCTCTCGGGCGCGAAGTCGAACCAGGTCGCGCTGATCTACGACAATCACAGCCCGTATTACATGTTCCAGATCCAGACCGGCTGCTGGGACGCGTGCAAGGCAAAGGGCATCCGCCTGATTGCGCAGCCCGTCGACGTCGAGGACCCCGATGTCGGGGAACAGGTGCGCGGGCTGGTCATGGAAACGCATGTCGACGGGATCATCCTGTCCTCGCCCGTGACCGATTGCGAGGCGGTCCTGGCGACGCTCGACACGCTCAACATACCCTTCGTGCGGATCTCGCCGGGGACCAACCATGCGCTGACCAGTTCGGTGTTCATGGACGATGCGCAGGCGGCGGACGACCTGACCAGCCTGCTGATCAACAAGGGACATCGCAGGATCGGCTTCATCAAGGGCCACCCCAACCACATGGCCAGCGACGAACGCCTGTTCGGCTATCGCCGCGCGCTCGACCGGGCGGGCATCGCTTTCGAGCCGGGCCTGGTCCACGATGGCGAGTTCGACGTCGAAAGCGGCATCAGGGCAGGGGGCGAATTGCTCGACCTGCTCAATCCGCCGACCGCGATCTTCGCGTCGAACGACGACATGGCTGCAGGCGTGCTGGCCGTGGCGCACGAGCGCGACATCGACGTGCCGCGCGACCTGTCGGTGGTCGGGTTCGACGACACGCCGCTTGCGCGCACTGTCTATCCGCCGTTGACGACCATCCATCAGCCGATGGCCGACCTCGCCCGCACCGCGACCGAAATTCTCGTCACCGGTGGGGACATCACCCACCAGCGCCTGCCGCACCAATTGATCGAACGCGCCTCCGTCGCGCCGCCGAAGGGATACGAATGA
- a CDS encoding alpha-glucosidase: MELRFSASEDAFELWLDGKLLLRHANSCPAVVIARGNPSVEMYRGNFRIEDAPRESVRPDSFSLDGDGAVLLSDGIEVVRLSLAGSALQVDALDPSFDRIHLHFHAEAGEVVWGGGEQMSYLALNGRRFPMWTSEPGVGRDKSTELTRIMDAEGMAGGDYWNTNYPQPTFLSSRWLAVHCAETCYSVLDFTDANTHRVEVWSSSARFEFFGADGPKALVGLLSDRFGRQPALPDWAISGAIVGLKSGASSFDRLEKFIDAGSAVSGLWCEDWAGIRQTSFGRRLFWDWHLGERSEERFPGLEGRIVDLARRGIKFLAYVNPYLAEDGDLFADAAAGGHFCLKLDSDEPHLVDFGEFDCGVLDFTREETRSWFAERIIGREMLDRGIAGWMADFGEYLPTDLRLADGSDPMEAHNLYPVLWAQVNAQAVASRSKTGDAVFFMRAGFSGVQAHCPLLWAGDQCVDFTRHDGIGTVITAALSAGLLGNAYSHSDCGGYTSLHGNVRSEELLRRWCELAAFAPVMRSHEGNRPDDNLQYDSSPGLLDCFARWSRVHAYLAPYVRELCGEASRSGLPLQRPLFLEYPDDPKLFAVQDQYLYGSDLLVAPVIEEGADRRDVVLPGEGPWRHCWSGEDFAPGTHSVAAPIGAPPVFYRPEARHAPLFAGLAGVLSQ; the protein is encoded by the coding sequence GTGGAATTGCGCTTTTCCGCCAGTGAGGACGCTTTCGAGCTGTGGCTCGATGGCAAATTGCTGCTGCGTCACGCAAATTCATGTCCTGCGGTGGTCATTGCCCGGGGCAACCCCAGCGTCGAAATGTATCGCGGCAATTTCCGCATCGAGGATGCTCCACGCGAGTCGGTGCGTCCCGACAGCTTCAGTCTCGATGGCGACGGCGCCGTCCTGCTGAGCGACGGGATCGAAGTCGTTCGCCTGTCATTGGCTGGTTCGGCGCTGCAGGTGGATGCGCTCGATCCGTCGTTCGATCGTATCCATCTCCACTTCCATGCCGAAGCGGGCGAGGTCGTTTGGGGTGGCGGGGAGCAAATGAGCTACCTTGCCCTCAACGGTCGACGCTTCCCGATGTGGACCAGCGAGCCCGGTGTCGGTCGCGACAAGTCGACCGAACTGACGCGCATCATGGATGCCGAGGGCATGGCGGGTGGCGACTATTGGAACACCAATTATCCCCAACCGACGTTCCTGTCTTCGCGCTGGCTGGCGGTTCATTGCGCAGAGACCTGTTACTCGGTGCTCGATTTCACCGACGCGAATACGCACCGCGTCGAAGTATGGAGCAGCAGCGCGCGGTTCGAGTTCTTCGGCGCCGATGGGCCCAAAGCGCTTGTCGGCCTGTTGTCGGACCGCTTCGGTCGCCAGCCTGCTCTTCCCGACTGGGCCATCTCGGGGGCGATCGTCGGCCTCAAGTCGGGTGCGAGCAGTTTCGACCGGCTGGAGAAATTCATCGACGCCGGCTCGGCCGTGTCGGGCCTCTGGTGCGAGGACTGGGCGGGAATCCGCCAGACGAGTTTCGGGCGCCGGTTGTTCTGGGACTGGCACCTGGGCGAGCGAAGCGAAGAGCGTTTCCCCGGTCTCGAGGGCAGAATTGTCGACTTGGCCAGGCGCGGCATCAAGTTCCTCGCCTATGTGAACCCCTATCTCGCAGAGGATGGCGATCTCTTCGCCGACGCGGCGGCGGGCGGGCATTTCTGCCTGAAGCTCGACAGCGACGAGCCTCATCTCGTCGACTTCGGCGAATTCGACTGCGGTGTGCTCGATTTCACCCGCGAGGAAACCCGCAGCTGGTTTGCCGAGCGCATCATAGGGCGCGAGATGCTCGACCGGGGCATTGCCGGGTGGATGGCCGATTTCGGCGAGTACCTGCCGACCGACCTGCGGCTCGCCGATGGCTCCGACCCGATGGAGGCGCACAATCTCTATCCGGTCCTGTGGGCGCAAGTGAATGCGCAGGCCGTCGCGAGTCGCAGCAAGACTGGCGATGCGGTCTTCTTCATGCGCGCGGGATTTTCCGGAGTGCAGGCGCATTGCCCGTTGCTTTGGGCAGGCGACCAGTGTGTCGATTTCACTCGCCACGACGGGATCGGCACGGTGATTACCGCGGCGCTTTCCGCCGGGCTTCTGGGCAATGCCTACAGCCATTCCGACTGCGGCGGCTACACATCGCTTCATGGCAATGTCAGGTCCGAGGAACTGCTCAGGCGCTGGTGCGAACTGGCTGCCTTCGCCCCGGTCATGCGCAGTCACGAGGGCAACCGGCCCGACGACAACCTTCAGTATGACAGCTCGCCCGGACTGCTCGATTGTTTCGCGCGCTGGAGCCGAGTCCATGCCTACCTTGCGCCCTATGTGCGTGAGCTGTGCGGCGAGGCATCGCGCAGCGGGCTGCCCCTGCAGCGCCCGCTGTTCCTCGAATATCCGGACGACCCCAAGCTGTTTGCAGTGCAGGACCAGTATCTTTACGGCTCCGACCTGCTGGTTGCGCCCGTGATCGAGGAAGGTGCCGACCGGCGCGACGTCGTCCTGCCAGGCGAGGGCCCATGGCGCCATTGCTGGAGCGGCGAGGATTTCGCGCCAGGAACGCATTCGGTTGCTGCTCCGATAGGTGCGCCGCCCGTGTTCTATCGCCCGGAAGCGCGGCATGCGCCGCTGTTCGCCGGGCTTGCCGGAGTGCTGAGCCAATGA